A window of Rhizobium sp. CC-YZS058 genomic DNA:
TGTCTATCTGGTCGTCGAAAAGATCATCGAAGGTGAGGAGACCCTTCCGGCCGACTGGCCGATCGAAGGGACGACGGGCTACGAATTCATTGCCGCACTGACCCATCTTTATGTCGACCATGGCCAGATGCCGGTACTCGATGCGGCCTATCGGCGCTTCATCGGCTCCGACACTGCCTATGAGGCCATGCTGCTCGAGGCCAAGCAGCTGATGCTCGACCGCAATTTCGAAGGCGAAGTTCGCCGTCTCGTCTCGCTCGGCCGTCAGGCTCTGCCGGATGTTTCGGAGGCGGCGTTCGGTCAGGCGCTGAAGGCGCTGATCTCCGCCTTTCCGGTCTATCGCACCTACGGCACCAGAGAGGTCCTCTCCTCGGCCGACAAGGCTGTCCTCGATCGCTCTGCGAGCCAGGCGGCGGAGCGGCTCGACGCGGAGGGGAAGCAGGCGCTCTCCGCCCTTGTCTCCCTGCTCTCCGGCACCGTGGACGGGCCGGCCTTCGAGTTCCGCAGCCGCTTCCAGCAGCTTTCCGGCCCGGTGATGGCCAAGGCGATGGAGGATACCGCCTTCTACCGCTACAACCGGTTCCTGGCCCTCAACGAAGTGGGAGGGCATCCCGACGAGGCGGAAATGTCGATCGAGGCGTTCCATCACCTGATGGCGCGCCGGCTTGAGGAACAGCCGCTCGGGCTTTCCACCACCTCGACCCATGATACGAAGCGGGGCGAAGATAGCCGCGCCCGGCTCTATGCGCTGAGCGAGATCCCCGACATCTGGAGCAAGGCCGTGGAGCGCTGGCATGAGATCAATGCCGGCCATGTCCGGACCTTGTCGGACGGCCCGGCACCGGAGCCGGCGCTGGAATGGGCGCTCTATCAGGCGCTCGCCGGCTGCTGGCCGGAGGAGCTGGAGATTTCTGATCGCGACGGGCTCGCCGCTTTGTCCGAGCGTTTTGCCGCCTATGTGGAAAAGACGATCCGCGAGGCCAAGCTGCGCAGCGACTGGTCGGACGTCAACGAAGACTACGAATCCGCTGTCAAGGATTTTGCCGCGGCGCTGCTCTCGCCGGACAATGCGGCCTTCCTCAGCGATTTTTCCAGGACGCTGGCGCCGATCCGACTGGCCGGTCTCTACAACAGCCTCAGCCAGACTGTGGTGAAGATGGCCGCACCCGGCGTCCCGGATGTCTATCAGGGGTCGGAGCGGGCGGATTTCAGCCTCGTCGATCCCGACAATCGCCGCATGCCGGATTATGAGACGATCGCAGCCTTCCTCACGCGCTCGGACACCGTGTCGCTCGACCCGGCTGCGCTCTCTTCCGGCCAAGCCAAGGTGGCGCTGACGGCGCGGCTGATCGCCGCGCGCAAGGCGGCACGCGCACTCTTCGAGACCGGCCGCTACGAGCCGCTGACCCTCTCGGGAGCATGCGCCGAGAAGCTGGTCGCCTTCGCCCGCATGGCGGAGGGCGAGGCGGTTCTCGCCGTCGCGCCTTGCCGCGTCGCGCGACTGGTGAGCGAGGGGACGATGCCGGAAGAGGCCTTCAGCGGGGTGACGCTGCGTCTTCCCGAAGTCTTGGCCGGTCGCCGCTACCGCGATGCGGTCAGCGGTGCGGAAGTGACATTGTCTGCAGAGCTGCCTTTGTCCGACCTGCCGCTCGCCCCCTACGCAGTGTTGATTCGCGCCTGATCGTCATGCCGGAAC
This region includes:
- the treY gene encoding malto-oligosyltrehalose synthase, with the protein product MTTPLATYRLQFRDGMTFDRALTLVPYWQSLGISHLYASPIFSATEASTHGYDVTDANAFDPALGGREGFDRLSKALKQAGIGLILDIVPNHMAASLENAWWRSIVTWGEESPHAAFFDVDWSRPLTLAVLGQDFDAAVEAGEITLALDEEGGPALAYYENRFPLTPPSQAAALEGAPGALSAKLAALAASATPEDEAVRVKTAKGLIAEDEKGREALDAYLKSLDATRVRALHEAQPYRLVHWKVAASGLSYRRFFEVAGLAGLRVEDEDVFQAAHRLVLDLVRDGTIDGLRIDHVDGLADPAAYLQRLRAAIGPDVYLVVEKIIEGEETLPADWPIEGTTGYEFIAALTHLYVDHGQMPVLDAAYRRFIGSDTAYEAMLLEAKQLMLDRNFEGEVRRLVSLGRQALPDVSEAAFGQALKALISAFPVYRTYGTREVLSSADKAVLDRSASQAAERLDAEGKQALSALVSLLSGTVDGPAFEFRSRFQQLSGPVMAKAMEDTAFYRYNRFLALNEVGGHPDEAEMSIEAFHHLMARRLEEQPLGLSTTSTHDTKRGEDSRARLYALSEIPDIWSKAVERWHEINAGHVRTLSDGPAPEPALEWALYQALAGCWPEELEISDRDGLAALSERFAAYVEKTIREAKLRSDWSDVNEDYESAVKDFAAALLSPDNAAFLSDFSRTLAPIRLAGLYNSLSQTVVKMAAPGVPDVYQGSERADFSLVDPDNRRMPDYETIAAFLTRSDTVSLDPAALSSGQAKVALTARLIAARKAARALFETGRYEPLTLSGACAEKLVAFARMAEGEAVLAVAPCRVARLVSEGTMPEEAFSGVTLRLPEVLAGRRYRDAVSGAEVTLSAELPLSDLPLAPYAVLIRA